CGAATAAAGTATTTCATACATATTGTTCACCTATAAATTGTAATTTTGGGGCGTATATAAATTTTGCGTTAAATTTATATAATCTTAGCTTTTCTTATTCATTGTGAAAGGAAAAAACATTTTTGGGGTGGTCAATGAAATCCTGCAAAGCTTGTACAGCGTATTCCATAAAGATTTTGTTAGTGTAATTATCCCTGCTTACAATGAAGAAAAGACCATTCGTAAAGTCATCGAAACAGTCAAAAAATCCAAAGTCAATGAAATAATCATAGTTGATGATGGAAGCAAGGACAAAACCTATGAAAAAGCAAAGCTTAGCGGAGTTAAGGTAATCAAGCATAAAAGGAATGTGGGTAAAGGCATGGCAATGCGTACCGGAGTTGAAAATGCAAAAGGAAACATAATTGTTTTTGTTGATGCTGATATTGAATCATTGACTCCTCAAAAAGTAAATATGCTGATAGATCCTATCCTGAAAAATGAAGCAGATTTCGTAAAATCATATTTTTCCCAGTATAAGTCAAAGACCGGCACAAGCATTTTCCTTTACAAGCCCCTGCTCAAGCATCTTTTCTCGGCAACCGGCTTTACACATCCTGTAAGCGGCCAGATAGCTGCCAGAAAAAGATTTTTCGGGCGCATAGAATTCAGAAACGATTACGGCATCGATATAAGCATACTGGTGGATGCAGTAAAGCGAAACTTAAGGATAAAAGAAGTTTGCCTTGGAGAATTAAAGCACAGAAAAAGAACTGTGCATGATGTGGAGAAAATAGCAGATACAGTAATAGCTACGATCCTTGAAAAAGCAGGCGTTATAAGGGAGAAAGGCGGCTGAAATGAAAAATGCCGATTTACATACCCATTCAATCTACTCTGACGGAATTTTTACTCCAAAAGAACTAGCCAAAAAAGCAAAAGAAAAAGGCATTAAATATCTGGCTTTAACAGACCACAACTCTGTTGAAGGTGTGAGAGAAGCTGTTATGTATGGGAAAGAATTAGGCATAGAAATAATTCCTGGCGTCGAGGTATTATCTGATTGGGGAGAGGTTATTGGCTATTTCATAGACATAAATAACGAGGGATTGCTGAATATTTTAGAACATAATAAAAAGGAGGTAAATAATGGAACTAGATTCTGTATTCAAGAACTTAGGAAATTAGGAGTAGATATCTCTTATGAAGAGGTAAAAAAGGAGTTCCCTAAATATCCGATGATGTACTTTTTTGTAGCTCAGATTTTGGTTAAAAAAGATCTGTTAAAATCAACTGACGAATTATGCGGAAAGTATATCGGTAAATTATTTACAATCAAGTACAACCTTCTAAAAACTGAGGAAGTTATATCTGCAATTAGGCATGCAGGAGGAGTAGCGGTTTTATCACACCCTTTTGTAGGAGCAAATTACAAAAAAGAATTCAAATATATGCATAATTTAGTTAGTGCAGGATTGGCAGGCATTGAAATTGAAAATGGGTATTATAAAAATTACAAAAAAGAAATAAAAAATAAAATTTTAAAATTAGCAAAAAAGTATAATCTTATATTAACATCAGGTTCTGATTTTCATGGAGGCATAGTTAAAAGTAACTTAGGAGATTGTATGTGTGATGAGAATGTTGTAAAAAACATGAAAGTCAGGAAAGCTGATGAATATTAAAGCAATATGAGGATCATAAAATGAAACTGTTCTTTGTAACCAACAACAAGCATAAATTTGCAGAAGTCAAGGAGGTTTTTGATAAATTTAAGATTGAAATAGAGCAGATACAGGAAGACAAGCCCGAAGACAAGTCAGATGAAATTGCTGAAGTTGCCAAAAAGGCAGCGGAATTCCTGGCTAATAAGCATAAAAAGCCAATAATTGTTGACGATACCGGAGTTTATTTCAATGCTTACAAAAACTTTCCAGGAGCCCATCCCAAGTTTATTTTCCAGAGCATTGGCTATGAAGGCATTTTCAAGTTATTGGAAGGCAAGGACAGGTCAGCATACTTCAAAACAGCAGCAGCATACTGCGAGCCAGGAAAAAAACCAATAGTTTTTGAAGCAAAATGCGAAGGGAAAATATCTGATAAAGTTTATAATGTTGGCGACGATATAATGCCTTATGAAAGAATATTTACACCGGAAGGATATAATGAAGTATGGGCAAAGATACACAATATCAAAAGAGAGATATCGCACAGGGTAAAAGCATTTACAAAATTAGCAGAATGGCTGATGAACAAAGGTGATCGAACTGGAAAATAACTGCATTTTCTGCAAAATCGTCAAAGGAGAAATCCCGTCAAGCAAAATATATGAAGACGAGGATGTTTTGGCTTTCCTGGATCTTTTTCCAGTGCATAAAGGCCATACCCTGGTTATTCCAAAAGAGCATCATGAAACATTATTGGATGTGCCGGATGAGTTATTGAAAAAACTAATAGTTGCTGTAAAGAAAATGGTATCTGCTGTAAAGAAAGGCGTCAATGCAGACGGAATTTCATTATCAATGTCCAATTACAAGGCAGCAGGCCAGGTTGTTCCGCATGCCCACTTCCACATTATGCCCCGCTATGAAAATGACGGCCTGAAACTATGGCCCCAGGGAAAGTATGAAGAAGGCGAGATGGAAGAGATAAAGGAAAAAATTGCGAAAGAGATAATATGATGGTATCACAAGAAATCATAGAATTAGCTGAAAAAATCAAAAATTATAGAACTGATATGAAATTAGTAGAGGAACTTAAAATTAAAAAAGAAGCATTAGAAAATCAAGTGGCAGAATTAGAAAAAAGCATAAAAATTTTAAAATTGAATACGATGGAACAAAACAAACTTCTTGAACAGCTTAAGGAATTAGAGACAGATAAAAAGAAATTAAAATTGGATTTAGAGAAATCCAAAGAAGCATACACTTTTGTTGTGACAACGCCGAGTGAAGCGTCAAATACAGTTTATGGTGAAATTAGTAGGGAATTATCAAAAGCACAACAAGAAATATTGATTTCTTCTCCATGGATAACACATATCATTGATGAACTTTCAAGTTTTAAAAAGAAAGATGACAAAAACAAGGTCAATATTAAAGTCATTACCCGCCTTATACGTGAGGATATTGAAAAAGGTGTCACAGATCTAGATAAACTTAGAGCTTTAAAAGATACATTTGATGCAGAGATAAGATATAACAATGATTTACATGCGAAAATGGTTATAATTGATAATTCAGTCGCTATAATTTCTTCTGCTAATTTAACTAAAAAAGGTTTATCTGTCAATTATGAAGCAGGAATATGTTTAAGAGACAAAAATATGGTAAATAAAATTGCCCAGTTCTTCAATGATATATGGAAAGAAAGTAAGCCTCTAACACCACAAGCTATTGAAAATGTTTTATCCAACCAAAAAGGATGATGTGAAAGAGGTTCCTGTCAATACCGAGAAATACTCTAAGATTACATTAGAAATAGAAAGGTTTATTGAAGAAAGAAAGAAAAAACCAACAACATTTAAAGGAATTGTAGAAAAAGTAGACCTGAATAATAATGTTATAACAATTAAGTTACAATCGCCTAAACAGCCAAATTTATCAAGAGGGTCATTAATTCTGATTAGAGAAGATAGTCCGTCAAGTAGCGATATAAGAGCGACTACAAAAGGTTTTTACAATTCTAACCTTAAATTAGAGATTAAAACTAATCCATCGCAGTTTGAAAATAAGACTGTTGTTATAGACATAGAGAAAACAAACGTAATATTAGAAAGACTAAAAAATATAGTTGAGAATATAAAAAAGGGAAAAATTAATTTAGATAATGTAAAAATTTTGGATTTTATGATTGGGGAGAACAAACCACATCATAGCCAGGAAAGAATTTCTTTTATCTCAAAAAAGCTTAATAAAGATCAGGAAGAGGGAGTAATGAATTCTATTAAGACCCGAGATTTTCATTTAATAATAGGCCCTCCAGGAACAGGAAAAACTTATGTCATTGAGGAATTAATCAGGCAGTTCACAAAAAGAAACCAAAAGCTTTTGGTAACTGCATGGACAAATTTGGCTGTAGATAACATAATAAAAAGATTATCTAGAAAAGAAACAAAAAATATTGTAAGAATCGGCCCAATTAATGAAATTGATCTGGAAGTTAGAAAATTTTCTATATTTGAGAAGATGAAAGAACACGAGGATTGGAAAGAGGTTGAGAAATATCATAAAATGAGAGATGGTTTATTCAAGATTATTCCAAGAATAAAAGATGAAATAAGTTGGGTGCAGGGGAATATTAATCAAAGCATGGACAAAACAAAAGTGCTTGAAGGGGAACTTAATAGACTTCTTACTGAAAAACAAAGATATGAAGAGATAATTTCGATGCCTATTGCTAAGAAAAGTCCCGTTAATATTTTTCCTGTAAATAACGAAATATATCTAATTAACAAAGAATCAGAAGCATATTTATCCTTGAGTAAAAATATCTTTCAACTGAATGGGTTACAATCACAAATACCGGGAGCGAAAAGTATTAAGGACTTAAAAAAACTAACAAGAAGTATGAAATTTTCTATTATGAGCAAAAAGGTTTCTTCTTTTTTCTCTAAAACAAATATCAAAGAACTAGAAAAATTAAAACAAGAATATGAAAGAAATAGGAAATATCTGGATGAAGTTTCAGAACTTCAGAAAAAATATGATCATTTAAAGATAATATGTGAGAAAGAGTTCGACAGAATTTATTCTAGTGGGGATGGGTCTCCCGATAAAGATGCATTAAATTTGGAGTTTAGGGCTTATGAAATATTAGAAGATAAGTATCTCCCAATTTTGAAAGAACAGGAAATGTCCAATATGACAAAAAGGACATCTGAAGTGAATCAAGAAGTTTACGGTATTTATGTAGATTCATTAAACAAAAAAATTGATTTACTCAATGTAAAAATAAAGAGTCTAAATACAGAGCTCTATATTCAGATTAATCATAAAAAAGATTTACATAGACAATATGCAAACTTATCATCTTCGCTGGATTTTTATAAGAAAAATGCTGATAAGATAATGAAAGCCATAATATCGGATATTATCAATAAAGCTGATTTAATAGCGGCTACTGCTATATCGTCCTGCCATCCTTTTTTAGATGATACAGGTTTTGATGTAATGATCATGGATGAATCAACCCAAGTTGCTAGTTTTATGTCCTTATTACCTCTTTTAAAATGTAAAAAATTTATTTTAGTCGGAGACAATAAGCAATTACAACCTATAGAGGAAGAGAATATATCTAAAGAGATGAACTTGTCTATATTTAACAGACTTTTTGAAATGTATCCTGAAGCATCAACTTTTCTCTCAACTCAATACAGGATGCATAAAAGTATAGCTCAGATTGCAAATGAAATCTTTTATGAGGGGAAACTAAAAACGTCTGAGAAAATTGCAGAACGGATACTTAATTTAAAGATTGGCGGACATCAATTTTTAAATCCAAAAATACCCGTTATGTTTATAGATACATCAAAGGCAGAATATTATGAAGATGAAGTTGGTTCTGGATGTTCAAATACAAAAGAAGCTAAGTATGTAGCTTATATTGTTTCGTTATTTATTAAAAAAGGAATAAAAACAGCAGATATCGGAGTTGTTACACCCTATGTTAAACAAAAATTTTTGATAGAAGATTTTCTTAAGGACATTAAACTCGAAGGTGTAGAAGCCAATACTGTTCACAAATTTCAAGGTAGAGAAAAAGACATAATTATAATGAGTTTTGCAAGAAGTAAAAAATATTCATTTCCGCAATATAAACTGAATTTTATTGAGAATGAAACGTTAGTTAATGTTGCTATAACGAGAGCTAGAAAGAAATTAATTTTAGTTGGAAATTCTGGAACGCTGTGCCAAAGTAAGTTATTAAACAAGGTGATTAACAAAATAGGTGATGAAAATAGTATAATTTTATAAATAGTAGATACCGCCTTACTGAATAATCTTCTTTCCTATGCAAGAAATTCTTAAATTTTGGATAAAACTTCTTTATCACCCCCATTGGACTTAAGGATCATCACTTGTTATTGCAACAGAGAGAAAAAAACAAATCTTTATAAAACCAATAAAAAACCTTGCTCTTGATGCCGCTGTAGCATAGCCTGGCCTATTGCGCCGGACTCATATGCTCTGCATAATGAGTATGGAGCCGAAAGGCGATGACAGCTAAGAAATCCGGAGGTCGCGCGTTCAAATATCCCAGAGGGAGACCACGAATCCCTCAGGATTTGGGAGTCCCGCCAGCGGCAGATTTTTATATTTTCTTTAGTAAACTAATGACTTTTTCTTTCCCTAAAGTCAGGATAAAATTAGCCAGCTTTGGCCCTCTTTCTTTGTTAACCAAAACCTTGTATGCTGCTTTAAAGAATTCTTTATTGTCAATGTTCACTTCTTTGCAGACATTATAAAATTCTTCAAATAATGTCTGATCGTCATATTTATTTTTCTCCAATCTGTCTTTCAGCAGCAATAATGCTTCCTTCTCTTTTTCATTCAGCTTAGCATTCACATCATTCTGCACTTTAAACTTAAATTCTTCAGGAGCATATTTTTGCAGCCAGTTCCAGACGCAATCGCATCTGTTTTTTAATTTTTTCAGATCGTAATCATCCTTAATTTTTTCCCTGTAAATCTCTTTTATTTTATCAAAATCATTGTCATAAATCTGCAATAATGTAGTCAAATGCCTGAATTGAGCCTGCAGCGGCAGCTTCTTAGGCAATTCTGTAACGCTTAATTCATAAATTCTTTTTTGTTTCTTTGCTTCTTTTTGGTCTTTAACCTTTTCTGTATCAAAATAAATCCTTTCAACTCTGTCAAAGTCCTCATAAAGCTTCAGAACATCCAAGTCAAAGCTTATTGCAAACTCTGCATCAGGCCTTGTCCCGGCAAAAAGCCATCTTACAATATTAGGCTCATAAACTTCCAGCGTATCCTTTAAAGAAACAACATTGCCCAATGATTTGGAAATCTTTCCGCCAGTACCTTTTATTGTTATAAAGTCATACTTCAGATAAACAGGGGCTTTTTCCTTATAGAGTAACTCGTAAATCTCGTTTCCGGTTGTCCTCGATCCACCAGGCGTTGAATGCTCCTTGCCTCCCGGCTCGAAATCCACTTTTTCATAATGCCATCTCATTGGCCAGTCTATTCTCCAGGGCAGCTTCGCAATGCCTTTCTTCCTGAAATCGAATGTTTCTTTATGCCCGCAGTCGCATTCATAAGTTAATGAATAATTTTCATCCCAATCTATAATTCTTGTTGTGTCTTTTTTGCATTTGTCGCAGAAAACAGAAACAGGCCACCAGTTTTCGCTTTTCTCTTCTGCCCTGTATTTGTCAAGGATTTTTTTAATTTCTGCCTTGTTTTCCAGAACATATTTTATCTGCTCTGCATAGTCGCATTTCCTGTATTTTTTAGCTTGGTAGATGAATTCAGGATGAATATTGACGAAAGGCAGTGTTTCTTCAACTTCTTTTTCATTATGCTCTGCATATGACTTATGGCTGCCGTCATAAGTATCTGGAACTTCTGTGATCTGATATCTTAAATATTTATCAAGAAGTTCTTTTTTTGGTGCATCTGCTGGAACTTTCCTGAAAGCATCAAAATCATCCCATGAGTAGATAAAGCGCACATTCCTGCCGAGATTCTTTAATGCTCTTGAAACAAGATCAACAGTTATGATCTCCCTGAAATTGCCTATATGTATCGTGCCGCTTGGAGTGATGCCTGCAGCGCATGTATATAGCTTTTTCTCACCTTTCTCTCTTATGATGTTTTCCGCTGCCTGATCAGCCCAGTGCTTTGGCTCTGTTTCTTTTTGCATATTAGTACGATTAAAGTCAGAATTATATAAAGATTTCTAAAAACTCAGCTTTTTAATTCTCTCCGCCGCCTTCTTGCAGTCTTCTATAGAAGGCACCAATGCGAACCTCACATAGCCTTCTCCAGGATTTAAGTTATTGAAATTCTCGCTTATCCATGATCCGGGTGTTGTGACAACAGCAATTTCTTTTCTCAGTAATGCTTTTGCAAAATCCAGGCTTTTCATCCCTTTCGGAGCTTTCTGCCACATATATAAAGTTGCTTCCGGCATGCATTTTTCCAGTCCGATCGAGTTAAATGCATCAATCATAATATCTCTTTTTATCTTATAGTCTTTTCTCATCTCTTCAACATGCTTCTCATCGCTTAAGGCAGCAATTGCAGCATCCTGGATAAAAGTAGCTGCTCCTGAATCATAATTCGGCTTTAATTTTTTAAATTGCGCAATAATGTTTTCATCTCCGGCAAGCCATCCTATTCTGTAGCATGTCATTGCGCTTCTTTTTGACAGGCTTTGAAAAACAGCTACACCCTCTCTGCCCAATTCCAATATTGACATTGGCTTCTGATCAAAATATATCTCAGAGTAGCATTCATCTGATGCAATTATTATATTATTGTCATGCCCGAAATCAATCAGCTTTTTATAAAAATCCCTGCCAGCAAGAGCTGTTGTTGGATTATTCGGGTAATTGACCCATATTATCTTTGATTTTTTAACGATTTCAGAAGGAATTGCGTCCAGATCAGGCAAAAATCTGTTCTCTTTCAGTAAAGGCATGAAATAGCTTTTTCCACCTGCGAATAATGTTCCCTTTTGATAAGGAGGATAGCCCGGGTTGGGGATCAAGACATAATCTCCTGGGTTAATAAAGCAGAAAGGGAAATGAAACACTGCCTCTTTTGCCCCAATGTTTGCAGAAATCTCCTTTGCAGGATCTAAGCTTGCGTTAAACCTTTTTTTAGTCCACTTTGCAATAGCTTCCCTGTATTCAGCAGAGCCTTCCTCAAGAGGATAACCAGCGCCTTTTCTGAAATCAACTGCTTTTTTGCAAGCTTCTCTTGCAATCTCAGGTGCAGGGTTTTTAGGATCACCAACTCCAAAATCAATTACAGAAACGCCTTCTTTCTTCAGCTTTGCAACTTCATTCTTTACATCAACAAACGCGTAAGTTCCTATTGATGCCAGTTTATCGCTTGGTTTGAATTGCATTTTAATGTTTTATTAATTTAAGCCAATTTTGTAATAATTATAAACATAAAAAAATACTTTCCCGTCATCTCTTAAATTTTCATGCATGTCATTATAAACTTCTCTTTCAATCTTGAATGTTGAATCTGATTCTTTTTTATTTCTTATCAAATATCCCAAATAAATATTCTTGGATTCTTCTTCAGTTATATCTGTATCAAGAACATTCATATCAATCATCTACTTATAGTTATACTCGCCTTCATACACTTCTTCTGCAGGCCCAGTCATATAAACATTGTTGTCTTTTTCATTCCATTCTATGTTCAGGTCTCCGCCAAGAAGGTGGACTGTTACTTTTCTGTCAGTCTTGCCGTTAAGCACAGAAGCCACCACAGCAGCTGATGCGCCTGTTCCGCAAGCCAGTGTAACGCCCGCTCCCCTTTCCCAAACCTGCATTGCTATTTCCCTTTTGTTTATTATCTGTATAAATTCAACATTGGTTTTTTTAGGGAATGCTTTGTGATGCTCGATCTCATATCCGATTTTTTCAACAGGCATTCCGAATGTTTCAACAAAAACAATGCAGTGGGGATTGCCCATTGAAACGCACGTTACCTTCAATACTGTGCCGTCTTTCAGCTTCAGGTCTTCATTTATCACTTTTTGCTTATCGCAGATCATCGGAATCTTTTTGCTGTCCAGAACCGGCTCGCCCATATTGACTGTAATCATTCCGTCAATTATTTTAGGCTTTATTATGCCTGCCAATGTCTCAACTGTTATTTCCTTATTTTTTGTCAGGCCATGCTCATAAACGTATTTTGCAAATCCTCTTATGCCGTTGCCGCACATCTCTGCTTCTGAGCCGTCAGAATTGAATATTCTCATCTTGAAATCTGCCTTATTGGATGGCAAAATAAGTATTATGCCGTCAGATCCAATCCCAAAATGCCTGTTGCTCATCTTTCTTGCTAAATCATCGAACTTAATGCCGCTTAAATTCTCCTTCAGAGCATTAATCAAAACATAATCATTTCCAAGCCCGTGTATCTTAGCAAATTTTATTTTCTTTATAGCCATTGCTTAATCCCCCTAACTACAAACTTTTTGATTTCCTTTTTAAACCTTTTGGTTTTTCGTTCTGAATGCCGATGTATAGGAAATAACATTTAGTGGATGGTTTTATTACGAATATTAAATTGATTTACTATAATTACCTTAACTCTGACCTTTCAACAAATCTTTTAACAATTCCCTATCCCTTATTATACTTGCTTTTCCATCTTTAACCAGGATTTCAGCAGGCTTCAGCCTAGAATTATAATTTGATGACATTGAAAAGCCATAAGCCCCGGCATTTAATATTGCAATAATATCGCCTTCCTTTATTACAGGCAGCTCCCTGTCAACAAGGCCTTCCTCATTCTTTGTAAAAACATCGCCTGATTCACATATATTTCCGCAGATAATAACATCCTCTTTATCTTTTGATTCGGCATTATTCGCAACAATTATCGGATGATAGCTGCCGTACGCCATGACCCTGATTAAATGATTGAAACCAGTGTCAACTCCAACGAATTTATGTTTTGTCGTTTCTTTTATTGTATTTACAGTTGCCAATAAAATTCCAGACTCACATACAAAATATCTTCCTGGCTCTAAAGCTAATGTCAGTTCTTTTCCATATTCAGTGCAGAAATCCGAGAATAACTGCGAAATTTGCGCTCCAAATGTTTTAAGATCCAGCGGTTTTTCATCCGGTTTGTAAGGAACTCCAATGCCTCCGCCAAAATCAACAAACTCCAGGCCATCAAAATGCCTTGCTGTCATCAGCAGCACTTTCATCGCTTCCAAAAATTTTTCAGTTTCGAGTATGCCTGAGCCTATATGCTGGTGCACCCCGATAATTTTCAGGTCATATTTCTTTGCAATATTTTTTATCTCATTTACCTTGTCATAATAAATACCGAATTTTGAATCTGGCCCGCCTGTTATGACATGGTTATGATGGCCTGCGCCTATATTTGGATTGATTCTTACGCATACTTTTGAATTTGGGTTTAATCTTCCGTATCTTTCAAGCTGCGACAATGAGTCTGCATTGACTAAAATGCCGTGCTTTATTGCAAATTTTATGTCGTCGTCAGTTGAATTGTTGCCAGTAAACATTATCTGCTTTTTATCGTAGCCTGCTTCCAGTGCAAGGAACATCTCGCCGGGGGAAACAGCGTCAATAAATGCGCCTTCCTCTCTCAGAATCTTCATTATTGCAATATTTGTATTTGCCTTGCACGCATAATACAGCCTGATATTCGGGTAAGTTATATTACCTTTCAGATCCCTGAACCTCTGCCTTATGGTGTCTTCTTCATAAGCATAAAGCGGGCTTTTGAATTTTAAAATAAGGTCTTCTGCTGAAATTCCCCCTATGTGGAGTTTGTTGTTTATTATTTGCATTTTATTCTATTTTTCTGAGTTTGTTTTTATACTTAACGCTTTTATTGTTAATCGAGATATCCTTTTACTTTCATCAGCTCTGCTACTAGTATAGCCCCACCAGCGGCTCCCCTTATCGTATTGTGGGATAAAGCAACAAACCTGTAGTCGAGCACAAGGCACTCCCTTAACCTGCCTATTGTGATTGCCATTCCGTTTCCTGCATCTCTGTCTAGTTTGGTTTGCGGCCTATTTTCTTCTTCATTATATATCAATACGGGGTCAGGAGCGCTAGGCAATTTCAGCTGCTGCGGCTCTGGCCTGTAATTCTTCCATGCTTCCAAAATTTCTTCTTTTGTAGGCTTTTTATCAAACTTTACTGAAACAGTTGCCATATGGCCGTCAGAAACTGGAACCCTGCTGCAATGAGCAGATATTTTAATCCCATTATAATTTACAAATTCATTATTTTTTATGCTGCCTAGTATCTTTAATGGCTCCTGCTCTGATTTTTCTTCTTCCCCACCAATAAAAGGGATTACATTATCAATTATTTCAGGGAATGTTTCAAATGTTTTTCCTGCTCCAGAGATGGCCTGCATTGTGCTTACGATCATTTCCTTAGGACAGTATTTCATCAATGGAGCAATGGCTGGCAGATAGCTCTGCAATGAGCAGTTTGGCTTTACAACTACAAAACCTTTTTTCCAGCCATGATTTTTTTGCTGTATCTTGATCATATCAATATGATGCGGGTTAATCTCAGGCATAATCATCGGGACATCCTTTGTCCAGCGATGCGCTGAATTATTAGATACTACAGGGATGTCATTTTCTGCGTATTTGTCTTCAAAAGCTTTAATTTCATCCTTGGATGCCTCTATAGCTGAGAATACAAAATCAACCTTATTTTTGATTCCTTCAATATCTGCAACGTCAGAGACTATTAAGTTTTTGGCATTAGCAGGAATTTCTTTTTTAGAGAACCACCTGCCTTCAACTGCTTCTGAGTATTTCCTGCCAGCGGACCTTGGCGAAGCTGCGACTGCAGCTACTTCAAACCATGGATGGTTCTCAAGCAATTCAATAAATCTTTGCCCGACTGCTCCTGTTGCCCCTAAAATCCCGACTTTTATTTTCTGCATTTTGTTTTCCATAGCTTTTTAGCTTTTTATAATTTCGTATTGAATTAAAATTTCTTTCGCCTTTTCGCGATGCTCAGCACTTAGCTCGCACATCGGCAATCTGTAAACTTCCCTGCACATTCCTTTCATTGCAAGCATTGCCTTTATCGGAATAGGGTTTGTTTCTATGAATATTGCGCTGAAAAAAGGCATTAGCTCGTTATTTAGCTTTTCAGCTTCTTCAAAATTGCCTTTTAATGCAAGATCTGCCATCTTCACAACCCTGTCAGGGATTATGTTTGATGCAACTGAAATCACGCCGTCTCCACCTGCTTTTATCACTTCAAAAGTCAGGTTGTCATCTCCTGATAAAACTGAAAATCCTTCCGGCCTTTTTGCAATTACATCTTTTATTTGGTTGATATCTCCAGAAGCTTCCTTTACTCCGGCAATGTTTTTGCAGTCATTTGTCAATCTAATTAAAGTTGCTGTTTCTAAATTAACTCCTGTTCTTCCTTTTATATTGTAAACAATGCACGGAAACTTTACAGAGTCTGCAATTGCCTTGAAGTGCCTATACAATCCTTCCTGCGTAGGCTTGTTGTAATACGGATTAACTAATAAGCAGGCATCTGCTCCAGCTTCTTCAGCATGCTTTGTTAATCTTATCGCTTCTTTTGTTGAATTGCTTCCTGTTCCTGCTATTACAGTAACTCTTTTATTGGCATACTTCACAGCAAGCTCAATAACCTTATCATGCTCTTTATGATCCAGCGTAGGGCTTTCGCCTGTTGTTCCGCATGGCACAATTCCCGCAACTCCTTTCTCAATGTTGAAATTTATCAGCCTTTTAAATGCAATGACATCTACACTTTCATCCTCCTTGAACGGAGTGATTATCGCAGTATAAACTCCTTTAAACATTTTCATCATCCTCCTGTTTGTTGTAGTTCTTTTTTATCAAATTCATTGCCTCTGCTATATCCGATTCTTCTCGCAAGTTTTATCAGCATAGGCTCTTTTCCAAGAGTTGGAATAATTATGCCATCCAATGTAGCCAATTCTTTGATTTCATTCAAATTAAATGGTTCGGCAATTGCCATCTTATCTTCACCTAAAAGGCATAACATCATATGCTTTGGCAGATGCATTAATGCCAGCCTGG
This Candidatus Woesearchaeota archaeon DNA region includes the following protein-coding sequences:
- a CDS encoding phospholipase D-like domain-containing protein, with translation MMVSQEIIELAEKIKNYRTDMKLVEELKIKKEALENQVAELEKSIKILKLNTMEQNKLLEQLKELETDKKKLKLDLEKSKEAYTFVVTTPSEASNTVYGEISRELSKAQQEILISSPWITHIIDELSSFKKKDDKNKVNIKVITRLIREDIEKGVTDLDKLRALKDTFDAEIRYNNDLHAKMVIIDNSVAIISSANLTKKGLSVNYEAGICLRDKNMVNKIAQFFNDIWKESKPLTPQAIENVLSNQKG
- a CDS encoding PHP domain-containing protein; translation: MKNADLHTHSIYSDGIFTPKELAKKAKEKGIKYLALTDHNSVEGVREAVMYGKELGIEIIPGVEVLSDWGEVIGYFIDINNEGLLNILEHNKKEVNNGTRFCIQELRKLGVDISYEEVKKEFPKYPMMYFFVAQILVKKDLLKSTDELCGKYIGKLFTIKYNLLKTEEVISAIRHAGGVAVLSHPFVGANYKKEFKYMHNLVSAGLAGIEIENGYYKNYKKEIKNKILKLAKKYNLILTSGSDFHGGIVKSNLGDCMCDENVVKNMKVRKADEY
- a CDS encoding AAA domain-containing protein, which encodes MFYPTKKDDVKEVPVNTEKYSKITLEIERFIEERKKKPTTFKGIVEKVDLNNNVITIKLQSPKQPNLSRGSLILIREDSPSSSDIRATTKGFYNSNLKLEIKTNPSQFENKTVVIDIEKTNVILERLKNIVENIKKGKINLDNVKILDFMIGENKPHHSQERISFISKKLNKDQEEGVMNSIKTRDFHLIIGPPGTGKTYVIEELIRQFTKRNQKLLVTAWTNLAVDNIIKRLSRKETKNIVRIGPINEIDLEVRKFSIFEKMKEHEDWKEVEKYHKMRDGLFKIIPRIKDEISWVQGNINQSMDKTKVLEGELNRLLTEKQRYEEIISMPIAKKSPVNIFPVNNEIYLINKESEAYLSLSKNIFQLNGLQSQIPGAKSIKDLKKLTRSMKFSIMSKKVSSFFSKTNIKELEKLKQEYERNRKYLDEVSELQKKYDHLKIICEKEFDRIYSSGDGSPDKDALNLEFRAYEILEDKYLPILKEQEMSNMTKRTSEVNQEVYGIYVDSLNKKIDLLNVKIKSLNTELYIQINHKKDLHRQYANLSSSLDFYKKNADKIMKAIISDIINKADLIAATAISSCHPFLDDTGFDVMIMDESTQVASFMSLLPLLKCKKFILVGDNKQLQPIEEENISKEMNLSIFNRLFEMYPEASTFLSTQYRMHKSIAQIANEIFYEGKLKTSEKIAERILNLKIGGHQFLNPKIPVMFIDTSKAEYYEDEVGSGCSNTKEAKYVAYIVSLFIKKGIKTADIGVVTPYVKQKFLIEDFLKDIKLEGVEANTVHKFQGREKDIIIMSFARSKKYSFPQYKLNFIENETLVNVAITRARKKLILVGNSGTLCQSKLLNKVINKIGDENSIIL
- a CDS encoding glycosyltransferase, encoding MKGKNIFGVVNEILQSLYSVFHKDFVSVIIPAYNEEKTIRKVIETVKKSKVNEIIIVDDGSKDKTYEKAKLSGVKVIKHKRNVGKGMAMRTGVENAKGNIIVFVDADIESLTPQKVNMLIDPILKNEADFVKSYFSQYKSKTGTSIFLYKPLLKHLFSATGFTHPVSGQIAARKRFFGRIEFRNDYGIDISILVDAVKRNLRIKEVCLGELKHRKRTVHDVEKIADTVIATILEKAGVIREKGG
- a CDS encoding HIT family protein gives rise to the protein MIELENNCIFCKIVKGEIPSSKIYEDEDVLAFLDLFPVHKGHTLVIPKEHHETLLDVPDELLKKLIVAVKKMVSAVKKGVNADGISLSMSNYKAAGQVVPHAHFHIMPRYENDGLKLWPQGKYEEGEMEEIKEKIAKEII
- a CDS encoding non-canonical purine NTP pyrophosphatase; translated protein: MKLFFVTNNKHKFAEVKEVFDKFKIEIEQIQEDKPEDKSDEIAEVAKKAAEFLANKHKKPIIVDDTGVYFNAYKNFPGAHPKFIFQSIGYEGIFKLLEGKDRSAYFKTAAAYCEPGKKPIVFEAKCEGKISDKVYNVGDDIMPYERIFTPEGYNEVWAKIHNIKREISHRVKAFTKLAEWLMNKGDRTGK